A genome region from Triticum aestivum cultivar Chinese Spring chromosome 2B, IWGSC CS RefSeq v2.1, whole genome shotgun sequence includes the following:
- the LOC123043211 gene encoding putative disease resistance protein RGA3, whose translation MDPPMPMSLVFPSLDPPKPAALLSMDLLLEEAFRAMARAAEQFRSLGEKQAKRLMVAGSGGGKLREVATQLEQVRDLLGAVDDGGSSPAAAAESFYGIDDLLDEMEYHMLAFHLEASANTNPKVSNPLASALRLGRRFLSSSSSSSDGASRSRWFLKDLDSVAATLTSLLNQVQGSSLPLAISDAPPQDHKLFGRTRELNDIVQMLTEPLSSHHPTLKVISIVGFGGLGKTTLAQSVYDHIGVQRHFDLTAWAHVSAKPDRLELAAQILRSASPAYRGSIDKDATFGALQSQLTQLLASKRFLLVLDDVWDVPQDTWQELLIPLKSAQSGSRIIVTTRTPKVADMLGASHTYHLNPLGIEDCWSLFHRYAFGGWSTHDSSDELEQIGRTIVAKVDGLPLAVKVLAGLLGATKSTKYWRIISEKQFSGDATLSSLRLSYSYLPGRLKQCFAFCSIFPRNWKFDQRTMIRLWMANGFIQSQTDTGKRMEDLGTDYFNALLSRSFFQTLRQGPRTHCIMHDLIHDLAVSVSTNDCFQFEPGVTRFIPSTVRHISVTTDGTEDINAAINMLPKKLRTLLVLRTRSFSSYCLQGDFLAKLKTLRVLDISHSDYTELPRSISCLIHLRYLSLCRTIRSLPESTSKLLHLQTLHFTDRCSLDKLPAGINRLVKLRHLGIDMKYIAQLPGIGRLINLQGSVEFCVKKGGGHALQELKGMNGLHGQLKIKGLDNVLSKDEATKTDMKRKENLKALRLEWSSASRGLTPVTDYEVLENLQPHQNLKELHIVRYLGATAPSWLQFAALRELQSLHLVNCRSLGVLPPLGLLPSLQQLHMKELCTVKRIGHEFYGTVDLSFPSLKVLVFDDFPSLVEWSEVRADPFPCLQKLEIVDCPKLIQVPAFPPSVSELKVERTLLISNMRLAPYSSSRLEIFTLSVSTTSVLCRGLFHQSHLESIVVLNINAGYKQLVSAEGLHCFTSLQKLQLCHSDISDQDLGSLLQVLPSLYSVEMIDLPNMTSLLVPTKNNLCTTVTELQISNCPQLSSMVSLGTFVSLKRLVIEKCPKLTAASFPVSFWRLTALKVLSISYCTEFQSLPSCGLPTSIEALHLVGCHPKLHENSSNRTVNS comes from the coding sequence ATGGATCCGCCGATGCCGATGTCCCTGGTGTTCCCGTCGCTCGATCCGCCGAAGCCGGCCGCCCTCCTCTCCATGGATCTGCTGCTGGAGGAGGCTTTCCGGGCCATGGCGCGCGCGGCGGAGCAGTTCCGCTCCCTGGGCGAGAAGCAGGCCAAGCGCCTCATGGTCGCCGGCTCCGGGGGCGGCAAGCTGCGGGAGGTGGCGACCCAGCTGGAGCAGGTCCGCGACCTGCTCGGGGCCGTCGACGACGGGGGGAgctccccggcggcggcggcggagtccttCTACGGCATCGACGACCTGCTTGACGAGATGGAGTACCACATGCTCGCCTTCCACCTCGAAGCCTCTGCAAATACAAATCCAAAGGTCAGCAATCCCCTCGCTTCTGCCCTCAGGCTGGGCAGGCGATTccttagcagcagcagcagcagcagcgatggGGCGTCCCGCTCCCGGTGGTTCCTCAAGGACCTGGATTCCGTCGCAGCCACTCTGACCTCTCTGCTCAACCAAGTCCAAGGCTCCAGTCTGCCGCTTGCCATCTCCGATGCGCCGCCCCAGGACCACAAGCTGTTTGGCCGCACCAGGGAGCTCAATGACATTGTGCAGATGCTGACAGAGCCGCTCTCATCCCACCATCCTACCCTCAAGGTCATCTCCATTGTTGGCTTCGGCGGTCTGGGCAAGACCACGCTCGCCCAGTCGGTCTACGACCACATCGGAGTACAGCGCCACTTTGATCTCACAGCATGGGCACATGTCTCCGCCAAGCCTGACAGACTGGAACTAGCAGCTCAGATACTGCGTTCCGCCAGCCCAGCCTACCGTGGATCCATCGACAAAGATGCCACCTTCGGAGCTCTTCAGTCGCAACTCACTCAACTTCTGGCATCCAAGAGATTTCTGCTTGTTCTCGATGATGTGTGGGATGTGCCCCAAGATACATGGCAGGAACTCCTCATTCCTCTTAAATCTGCCCAAAGTGGGAGCAGAATTATTGTGACCACCAGAACACCAAAGGTTGCTGACATGCTCGGTGCATCTCACACCTACCACCTgaatccactgggcatcgaagatTGTTGGTCCTTGTTCCACCGATATGCTTTTGGGGGCTGGAGCACACATGATTCCAGTGATGAACTGGAGCAGATTGGGAGGACGATTGTTGCTAAAGTCGACGGATTGCCTTTGGCTGTCAAGGTGCTGGCAGGACTGCTTGGAGCTACAAAGAGCACAAAGTACTGGCGTATTATCTCGGAAAAACAATTTTCCGGAGATGCCACTCTCTCCTCGCTGCGCTTGAGCTACAGTTACCTGCCAGGACGACTCAAGCAATGCTTTGCATTCTGCAGCATATTTCCCAGGAACTGGAAGTTTGACCAAAGAACCATGATCCGCCTTTGGATGGCCAATGGTTTTATACAGTCCCAAACCGACACTGGTAAAAGGATGGAGGATCTGGGCACAGATTACTTCAATGCTCTCCTATCTCGGTCATTCTTCCAAACTCTTAGGCAGGGTCCTCGCACACACTGTATCATGCACGACCTGATCCATGATCTTGCAGTGTCAGTTTCAACCAATGATTGCTTTCAATTTGAGCCTGGCGTGACCCGTTTTATCCCCTCAACAGTGCGCCATATCTCGGTCACTACGGATGGCACAGAAGACATCAATGCTGCCATCAACATGCTACCGAAGAAGCTGCGCACCTTGTTAGTTCTGAGAACTCGTTCTTTCTCCTCATATTGTCTTCAAGGAGACTTTTTAGCGAAGCTCAAGACTCTGAGGGTGCTTGATATTAGCCACTCTGACTATACTGAATTGCCAAGATCCATTTCCTGCTTAATCCATCTCCGTTACCTGTCCCTATGTCGCACCATTCGGAGTCTTCCAGAGTCGACAAGCAAGCTGCTCCATCTACAAACGTTGCACTTTACAGACAGGTGTTCCCTTGATAAGCTTCCAGCAGGAATAAATAGGCTTGTAAAGTTGCGGCACCTTGGAATCGACATGAAGTACATTGCACAGCTACCAGGCATTGGTCGGCTTATTAATCTGCAGGGATCTGTTGAGTTCTGTGTTAAAAAGGGGGGAGGGCATGCCTTGCAGGAGCTGAAGGGCATGAACGGTCTCCATGGCCAACTAAAAATTAAAGGCCTTGACAATGTTTTGAGCAAGGATGAAGCCACCAAGACCGACATGAAAAGAAAAGAGAATCTCAAGGCGCTGAGACTGGAATGGAGTTCAGCTAGTAGAGGTCTCACCCCTGTGACTGACTATGAAGTACTAGAAAACCTACAGCCACATCAAAACTTGAAGGAACTTCATATTGTAAGGTATCTTGGCGCAACAGCTCCGAGTTGGTTGCAGTTTGCGGCGCTGAGGGAACTGCAATCCTTGCACCTTGTTAATTGCAGGAGCTTGGGCGTTCTACCTCCACTGGGGCTCCTGCCATCACTCCAACAATTACACATGAAGGAGCTGTGCACAGTTAAGCGAATTGGACATGAGTTCTATGGTACAGTTGACTTGTCATTTCCATCCCTGAAGGTTCTTGTGTTTGATGACTTTCCCAGCTTGGTTGAGTGGTCTGAAGTGAGGGCCGATCCATTTCCTTGTCTCCAGAAGCTAGAGATTGTAGACTGCCCAAAGTTGATTCAAGTTCCTGCATTTCCCCCATCTGTCTCTGAACTTAAAGTGGAGCGAACATTGTTGATATCCAATATGAGGCTTGCTCCATATTCTTCGTCAAGATTAGAGATATTCACACTGAGTGTTTCCACAACTAGTGTACTTTGCAGGGGACTATTCCATCAAAGCCATCTAGAATCTATTGTGGTTTTAAACATAAATGCTGGCTACAAGCAGCTTGTTTCTGCTGAGGGACTGCACTGTTTTACGTCTCTCCAAAAGCTTCAGCTGTGCCACTCTGACATATCAGATCAGGATTTGGGAAGTCTTCTTCAAGTGCTGCCCTCTTTGTACTCGGTTGAGATGATAGATCTGCCCAACATGACATCTCTTCTGGTGCCAACAAAAAATAATTTGTGTACGACAGTCACGGAGTTGCAAATATCTAACTgtccacagctctcttctatggtCTCCTTGGGTACTTTTGTTTCACTGAAACGTTTGGTGATTGAGAAATGCCCCAAACTGACGGCAGCATCCTTCCCAGTAAGTTTTTGGAGACTCACAGCCCTCAAGGTTCTGAGTATATCATACTGCACAGAGTTCCAGTCCTTACCTAGTTGTGGTCTGCCAACCTCAATAGAAGCACTTCATCTCGTTGGGTGTCACCCAAAGCTGCATGAAAATTCAAGCAACAGAACTGTCAATTCCTGA